A window of Plasmodium malariae genome assembly, chromosome: 5 contains these coding sequences:
- the PmUG01_05043200 gene encoding fam-m protein, with protein MELKNKQILLFRIAFFLVVSWICLCNNDLSIFNYYLGENYNICKKIYARNSRILGNYKKNKDSNIIVLKEDVQNNEEYEKKDVHNKEKTKNSYRFSLNKERYYTEIMDYNSSMFDGKYFHFEKKWIKKKDYDNFVERNGRICDIALKKRKFRSYGFGIVLFFLFFLVGIGLPILRVFDFVEDSNFTPFKTLWKFIYEDTGLKSIIEGTDSQAVAGEVAGVQYFYLVTFVALIIILAILLIVAIPKILRNNEKYKKIKYISE; from the exons atggaactaaaaaataaacaaatctTACTTTTTAGAATtgctttttttcttgttgtATCATGGATATGCCTTTGTAACAATGATTTG AGTATATTCAACTATTATTTAGGTGAGAACTacaatatttgtaaaaaaatatatgcgaGAAATAGTCGAATACTAGGAAATTATAAGAAGAATAAGGATTCAAATATTATAGTTTTAAAAGAAGACgtacaaaataatgaagaatatgaaaaaaaggatgtgcataataaagaaaaaacaaaaaactcATATagattttcattaaataaagagCGATACTATACAGAAATTATGGATTATAATTCTAGTATGTTTGatggaaaatattttcattttgaaaagaaatggattaaaaaaaaagattatgataattttgtTGAAAGAAATGGAAGAATTTGTGAtatagctttaaaaaaaagaaagtttaGAAGTTATGGATTCGGAATTGttttattctttcttttttttttagtggGAATAGGGTTACCCATATTGCGCGTTTTTGACTTCGTTGAGGATTCAAATTTTACACCTTTTAAGACTCTTtggaaatttatatatgaagacACAGGTCTAAAATCAATTATAGAAGGAACAGATTCACAAGCAGTAGCAGGAGAAGTAGCAGGAgtacaatatttttacctAGTAACATTTGTCGCACTTATCATTATATTAGCTATCTTGCTCATCGTTGCGATTCCTAAAATATTacgaaataatgaaaaatataaaaaaattaagtacatttctgaatga
- the PmUG01_05043300 gene encoding fam-l protein, with product MEQEIKLYFFIKVSLFIFITWIYHFSNNMSIFDKFLYGKRTIGSKLDIRNYRLIAKYKQDKCSNFLHSKEELPNNLMNKEKDICINDKGDKRKMNQSDARSLNNTGGYKLHKKNKSNIFETIKLSHIEKMIFKELDFIDFVKNRRTISDETYKKIIRKKLALRFTIPLLLFLLLSVSMIIDFSCFRYFRKGVFYALRIWLGGWWYGSLNSLLENSSLNFLFKSTKKIKLKKWINEKKKLVDLEEFDYVYGFYRYLLCLIYLIAFLILGVTLILGMVYYHKKVKKYQKIKFRKR from the exons atggaacAAGAAattaagttatatttttttattaaagtttctctttttatatttattacttggatatatcatttttccAATAATATG AGTATATTTGACAAATTCCTTTATGGGAAACGAACCATTGGAAGTAAATTAgatataagaaattatagattaatagcaaaatataaacaggATAAATGTTCAAATTTCTTACATTCAAAAGAAGAGTTACCTAATAATTTGATGAACAaggaaaaagatatatgtataaacgaTAAAGGAGATAAACGAAAAATGAATCAATCCGATGCACGTTCACTAAATAATACAGGAggatataaattacataagaaaaataagtcTAATATATTTGAGACTATAAAATTATCTCATATAGAAAAGATGatattcaaagaacttgATTTTATagattttgttaaaaatagaAGGACCATTAGTGATGaaacttacaaaaaaataatacgtaaaaaattaGCTTTACGATTTACCATACCTTTGTTATTGTTTTTGTTGTTGTCAGTATCGATGATAATAGATTTTTCTTGCTTTCGCTATTTTAGAAAGGGAGTGTTTTACGCATTGCGTATATGGCTTGGAGGTTGGTGGTACGGTTCTTTAAATAGTTTGCTGGAAAACTcctctttaaattttttatttaagtctacaaaaaaaataaaattaaaaaagtggattaatgaaaaaaaaaaattggtgGATCTGGAAGAATTCGATTACGTATATGGATTTTATAGATATCTgttatgtttaatatatttaatagcTTTCTTAATATTGGGTGTAACACTTATATTAGGAATggtttattatcataaaaaagttaaaaaatatcaaaaaattaagttcagAAAAAGGTAA
- the PmUG01_05043400 gene encoding fam-l protein yields MDQKIKLLLFLKISTFILLSWICNFYIYNLKYNYLQSTHNTLLDEFCKHCRNFYTRNYRLLGINNQKWDSHIVCLKEEIQNRKYVKNDASNNEKVGEDKKELLSENLPYNEKGCKKDKNNKLCLFETNKYSYLERKIFKELDFEDFLKNNKTISGKLYKKIIRKKCSLRIAIPFILLLLLSLALTVELSLGYGISNVLYYVFYQSLGKSAVDKIGNYLKNDSFGSLFKQVVTVEGKPKSALVHNMFSFLTYCSLFLILGFAFISVVFYYHKKVKKYQKIKFRKGKI; encoded by the exons ATGGaccaaaaaattaagttactattatttttaaaaatttctacttttatacttttaagttggatatgtaatttttacatttataatttaaaatataattatttacag agTACGCATAACACACTTTTGGATGAATTCTGCAAACATTGTagaaatttttatacaaGAAATTATCGTTTACTTGGAATAAATAATCAGAAATGGGATTCACATATTGTATGTTTAAAAGAAGAGAttcaaaatagaaaatatgttaaaaatgaTGCGTCTAATAACGAAAAGGTGGGAGAAGATAAAAAGGAACTATTAAGTGAAAATTTAccatataatgaaaaaggctgtaaaaaagataaaaataataaattatgtttatttgaaacaaataaatattcctatttggaaagaaaaatatttaaagaacttgattttgaagattttcttaaaaacaacAAGACAATTAGTGGTAAgctttacaaaaaaataatacgtaaaaaatgTTCATTAAGAATCGCTATTCcatttatattgttattgttgttatcACTAGCATTAACAGTAGAATTATCTTTGGGTTATGGAATTTCAAATGTGCTATATTATGTGTTTTATCAATCTCTTGGAAAAAGCGCAGTTGATAAAATTGGGAACTATTTGAAGAATGATTCTTTCGGTAGTTTGTTTAAGCAAGTTGTAACCGTTGAAGGTAAGCCGAAGTCTGCTCTTGTTCATAACATGTTTAGTTTTCTAACATATTGCTcactttttcttatattaggCTTTGCATTTATATCAGTGGttttttattaccataaaaaagttaaaaaatatcaaaaaattaagttcaggaaaggtaaaatataa
- the PmUG01_05043500 gene encoding fam-m protein, whose protein sequence is MEHKIKHIIFIKIFAFIFLFWICHLKSYMIIFDKSFEEYYNICRKLDTRIFRSLTIYKHDKDSYILGLKQNILNNTDYKKKNIIINKKEAPFKSKKSNKNLLNKAQYYTEVTDYSNGIFDGKHFHFEKKWIKRKNYSHFLEKKRRLCDIALGKIKFRHYRYGVGLFLIFIMLGILYIIGDIYVSWEKVGGKIRVNLESIIKIPVSLDPYTCAILYAIDIVIFSILIIITIPRILKNKEIYNKLKLMNE, encoded by the exons atggaacataaaattaaacatatcatatttattaaaatatttgctttcatctttttattttggatATGTCATTTAAAGAGTTATATG attatttttgataaatcTTTTGAAGAGTACTACAATATTTGTAGAAAATTAGATACAAGAATTTTTCGATCACtaacaatatataaacatgataaagattcatatattttgggattaaaacagaatatattaaataatacagattacaaaaagaaaaacataattattaataaaaaagaagccCCAtttaaaagcaaaaaatctaataaaaatttattaaataaagcgCAATACTACACCGAAGTTACAGATTATAGCAATGGAATTtttgatggaaaacattttcattttgaaaaaaaatggattaaaaggaaaaattactCTCATTttctagaaaaaaaaagaagactTTGCGACATAGCattaggaaaaataaaatttagacATTATAGATATGGAGTtggtttatttttaatttttattatgttgggaatattatacattatagGAGATATTTATGTTTCATGGGAAAAAGTAGGGGGTAAAATTAGAGTAAATTTAGAATCGATTATTAAAATTCCAGTAAGTTTAGATCCTTATACATGTGCAATATTATATGCCATagatattgttatattttcaattttaattataataacaatacCTAGgatcttaaaaaataaagagatatataataaacttAAGTTGATGAAtgagtaa
- the PmUG01_05043700 gene encoding fam-l protein, translating to MEKKFKLLLFINIATFIPLTWICHFSNENRTFYGSLGENYINDKKLNTKNYRLLAKCKHNKDSCTMGLKELILNNDITERKGISYNENIFAQLNRQSNRSLSRNIEKHKKDKKSNSRIFETEQYSRFEKKIFKELDYANFLKNNRGISNRIYQKIIRKKYGFRLSLPIFFVLLLSILLLLDLFVGYGIINVLFYVLKKISTAVVANSASGHTTFGEMLKPLHEWLKNSSFGLFFKGTAEITSRQSKKVTKDFYITGFFGFLIYFVPIFIIGVTCILGVFYYHKKVKKYEKIKFRKR from the exons atggaaaaaaaatttaagttactcttatttattaatattgctACGTTTATACCTTTAACATGGATATGCCATTTTAGCAATGAAAat AGGACATTTTATGGATCTTTGGGTGAAAACTATATAAAtgacaaaaaattaaatacaaagAATTATCGATTATTAGCAAAATGTAAACATAATAAGGATTCATGTACTATGGGGTTAAAAGAAttgatattaaataatgatataacaGAAAGAAAAGGTATATCTTATAATGAAAACATATTTGCACAATTAAATAGACAATCAAATAGAAGTTTATCAAGGAATATAGAAAAGCacaaaaaagataagaaaagTAATTCTCGTATATTTGAAACAGAACAATATTCCCGTTtcgaaaaaaagatattcaaagaacttgattatGCTAACTTTCTTAAAAACAACAGGGGGATTAGTAATAGGATTTACCAAAAAATAATCCGTAAAAAGTACGGATTTCGATTAAGTTTacctatattttttgttttgttgttatcaattttacttttactaGATTTATTCGTGGGTTATGgaattataaatgttttgttttatgttttgaaaaaaatctCTACAGCAGTTGTGGCCAATTCTGCAAGCGGTCATACTACTTTTGGTGAAATGTTGAAACCTTTACATGAATGGTTAAAAAATTCATCTTTTGGTTTATTCTTCAAAGGAACTGCTGAAATAACAAGTCGACAGAGTAAAAAAGTAACTAAGGATTTTTATATAACCGGTTTCTTTGGATTTCTGATATATTTCGTaccaatttttataataggTGTCACGTGTATATTAGGGGTTTTTTACTACCATAAAaaggttaaaaaatatgaaaaaattaagtttaggaaaaggtaa